aTATTAAGTAAGCCTATCTTTTCTGATTATTGATTACTAGCTTTAAAtatgtatttcatattttaaattgatccttcaattattaatttatcaACTCATCACACATTCTTCGGTTTTGATTTACCATTCATTTGCCATACTTTTAAGGTTTTGTGCATGGGTCATCTAAAATATGAGACTACAAATCAGTTTATGCAAaattatgcaatattttaaacTGATTCACAGATTTTTCCTTGCTAAAAATAAGCATTCTTAGAAAATGAATCTCAACTCAAGTAAAAACAAAGCTTCTTATCGTCTCCATCCACATCAGAAGTTTATCACTACATTTCTATTCAATGAGACTTGTCTACAAAACACCATCCAGGTCAGCTTGACAAACATGCAGATTTGTAACCTACTATAATGAAAGTCAGACCAATTTGATCATGTCATAGTCTGACTATAATACTGTATTTCCTCCATGcacaataaaaatatatgcaaataatccAGAATGCAGCGACGCATTGCAATGCTGTTGATCTCTCAAAATTTTCATTctcaaagttttgtttttttctgcatgGTATGCCTGTGAGAGTTGTAATGTGCAAATCATTTCATATCACTTTCAATTCAGACTCTGTTGTAACTCAAGGTATTTGCATGTTCATAGTTTGAACAAGTCAGCACTAAATCTCAAATTTTTGTTTCTACAGTACATGTTGGTTCAGGCACATTTGTGTGTGATGATATCACTGAAAGTCATAAAGCATTCAACAATGATATCATccatcaaaacaaatatttactttCATATGTTGCCATCACTGCTTTTCAGGGTTCTTGGAATAACAAGTTACATATTTTATTAGTGGAAACTGCTCATATTGCAACTTGTGCCAACATATTTTTAAggatttcaaaatacaaaaataaaaattgttgttaCAAACAGTAATCTTTttcataaaatataatcaaattattagATAAAATAAGATGTATTCATTTATAAAGTCAAAAGACCAAGTATAAAAGGAAGAAAAATGTACACTGTAACACCCTAAAAGTTAAgggaactcaaaccatttgagcaaaccgattgcaacaaactatttaaattcaaaaaacgAGTAATTtaataatgagtactgtgaacataatctatttgagtaaatgaagcaatttgagcacagtaaaactcaataaatgaagaggactcaaaccaactgagtactgtaaaactcaataagttaaggcaactcaaaccatttgaggaaaccgattgcaacaaaccatccgagttaaaaaactaatctatatgaatactgtgaacttactccattgaagttgaagtaatgaagtatttaattaactcattaccttcaacactgagttcaaaactcttttcaaatgagtagaattaactttcagtcaattttgagttacctacactcaattcatttgatgaagttgactgttgggttttacagtgtagcaatacTTCATATTTCATTGAAAAATCACAAAATCAGCGTGTGTTTTTTGTATGAAagaagttattttatttcatattctgAGATCTTGAGATGATTCATTGTGGTAACTAAGTTAAACAAACAACTTGAAACTAATTTAAACATGGTAAAAGACTGTGATTCAAGTATATCATTCAtaacacaacaaaataaacaaactggcAGTGCTGAAAAcacatataatacatatttaataaatagtctataaaataacattgtatttgtaaaaaatatgatgtataaattaaataaatatcctataaataaataaataacaaatacttTTACAACAGAATACACCAATCAGAGCTCAGATGTCCTTTCTTTTAGTAAAACTGTTGGGTTGACGTTTCGATCTGACTGGGACGTACTTGCATTAATAGTGGTGGGTAAGGAATCTTTTACATTAGGCACATAGAAGGACGCCATAGGACATGGCCCGTTGACATTATTGCAAACTAAGTTCTGTAGAGAGGCACTGTTCACAATCTCAAAGCCCACTTTCCCACCAAAGGTGCTTGGTTTCCAGTACTCTGGGGAACAGATGGGATTTCCCATAAGTCCTTTGAGGGAGTAGGGGGCACCCATCTCAACCATGGTTTCCCCAAAGATGGCGTTGGATCTGGGCTTTTCAACCAGCAAACCAGCATAAAGCTCCACAGCATCCACATCTCCGTACATCTCTTCAAGTTCAGCAGCCATTTCTTTTTCTCCTAAAACATAAATCAAGCTTAATCAACTCAAGCTGTCTACTGAAACACCACTGCTTTTACAGTATTTGCAGGGAATGCTTTTAAAAACGCAGACGGGCTTAGgtaaagtttgtgtgtgtcttttatCAGCCACATCTCACgaggaaacttaactattttacgtatcgttttgttaaaaatattattttcaaaaggACATGTTCCCCCAAAATCCAACTGTGATTAGGGAAATAAGAAAATAGTActaactgtatgaatgagatcgtacaaatttcatgcgaattagccacaaaatcaaaaagttgcaTTGAAATTGATTGTGTATTTGTATGCGCACACATAATTCCTCGTAAATAGATACTAGTAATGCTCACCTGTCATTTCTTCAAAGGATTTGTATGGCTTCATGTTGAAGCGTTTCCTGTaggcattgattgattgatagcgCATTTGCCTGCTGTTTTCAATCGACTTAATGGCCACCCTTAACACTGCTGGTGCTACATTACGCCCTCCAGCCACCTGAAGTCAAAGAGATTTAAGATTCATTAATTATGGGTGGTTCCTCCTTGCAACAGTATCTACAACAGGCTAATCCAAAACAGGGTATATTTTTAATCTTAGAATTACAAACGCTTACCCTTCCAGCTATCTGTTTGTTGAAGGACTCAACCAAGCTGTTGACGCCATAGTCTGTCAGGATAGAAGTGTTGAAGAGGAACTGCTGATAATTGTAGACTTCATCCTGGACGTGAAAATCATCAGGCATAAGGGGGTGCCAATGGTAAAGGGTGTTGAACTCAGAGGAGATCCTGTTCTGGTATTGGAAACGCTCATTGAAGAGTAGTTCGGGATCAAACTTGAGCTTAAAATAGTATCCACTAAGGTGTTGGACGTAATCTTCAATCACGATTTTAATAGTCTCACCTGTAGACGCAGAACACAGAAACTCACTTTACATTTCAAACTATGTTGGAATAATCGTGTTCATTTGTGATGAggtccagacagaatctgcagatattGTTAGCCATTTCTGCGCATAATTCTGTAAACAAATCTGCGTACATATGCAGAATGCCTATGAGGATTTAGTAacttaaaaaaacagtaatatttatttcattgtttaagGTTTAtagtgcaaatccaattagaaccacttgtttggtaaacaaagttaGTCTTTCATATGTCATAAAACGACCTTATAAATTGTATTGAACTTAAATCATGTAAAAATTGgtatatttttcaattattaattaatgaaattaatatacaAACTGAATGAatctatatttacacacatttacatattgtaggtgtacatacatatatacatatgtatgtaacCTAcataacctaaccctaaccctatatatatatatatatatatatatatatatatatatatatatatatatatatatgtatgtgtgtgtgtatacactcaaaaatgtccaaaaaaaatGTGAGGAAGTCTGCAGATTCCTTGTGGGCCTGTTTGTGCCCATCTAAATGTCTTTTTCTTCAGGACGCTCACCAATAAGGATGAGCCTTGAGGTCTGAAACAGCCTCTCGTCATCCCAGTCAGGATGCTCCTGCTTTAGTATGTCGCACACTCGGTTATGTTCACGCAGCCAGATGGTGGCGTACATCATGAGTCCGGGAACCAGCCCAAAGGCCTCGTGACCCACAGCAAATCGACGAGACTCAGGTACATGAGGAGGGTAGTGCATATCTACTTGAACCTCACTGACTGTTGGAGGATAAACCTCACCATCCAGAATCTGTTTAAAGGATAAACATGAGTTTAGTCAAATGCAAAACGCAAGAGTAAAATTAGTGAGTAACAAAGCTATGGGAGGATGAGATTTAATGAGATTAATTTTGTGTTGGAGATATTCCTTACCTGATATCTCAGCTTGCCGTCCTTGAAAAGTCTCAACTTGTGTTGCCGATCAAGGTTCTGTCCATATATATGGGCTAAATCAACCTAAAAGATATAAGCAAAGTCAGTGATATCCTAAACTTCATGTTACAGATGGCCATTAATATGTTTCTggctttaaaaatgtcacatcTATCAAATACGCACCCCATGGTTCAGGGCTGTTGTGAAAGCTGGACCTTTCTTCATGTCAGATTTGAAGAATTGGTGAGTAAAATGTTGGGCGAAGAAAGCGAACATAAGATTAGTGCGTTGAGGGTCTGGGATGAActtcctcctgagaagcagtttCTCCGCCAGCATCTTCACATCTGGCAGCTCTTTCTTACCTATCAAAAGAGAAGAGGAAATCATGAGAAACAGAACCTACTTCCATCCTCATGTCTGAGTTTATACTCCAACCCAAAAGTGAAACAGTAAACTAGGTGCAAAAACAATTTGTGAAATAATTTATTCTCTCTGCAGTGTCTAAACCTTTTTAGCCTCTATGACTCTCATTACTGTAGCAAAAACATCTTGTCTTTTTCTTtaaatctgtttcttatccacaCACCCAAGGCTCAAGCGAGCTATTTGAGACCTCAAGCTTCCTGTCCAGTTGTAAATGAGAATGCTAAGAAATGTGAGAAAACAGGTCTGAGGAGGAAGAGGCTCACCTGCGACTCCCATTGGCGTTGGGCAATCACGCGGGACAGGAGGCAATGTGCGAGTATAGTAGGAGAGATTTGAGTAGGCTTCCCAGCTTTTGTAACCATAGTCAGCATTGAATGTAGGAGGACTATCAATCAGATGGGCACGTGCTGgttcaagagaaaaaaatatcacaTTAAGTCATATTTTTAATTATGCAACATATTTGTAATGTACATTAGACATGATTAAGACATGTTTAGTTAACGCagtgtgcccaaactttttcatatgaagggccaaaaacctaacttgattgagggtggtgggctgaaggtaaatatatcaaactttattaaagttgccattggttgtctaatttatttaatatttaaaacgaACTAGAAAACATTGTTTCATATTATCTaatgctgtatatatttttacatttatagtgaacttattacagtaaaaaaaaacaatctaatttataacagaatgcaGTTAAACTAGTCAACCtgcacctgtttttttttcttgatttgctcgtcaatgtc
Above is a genomic segment from Danio aesculapii chromosome 20, fDanAes4.1, whole genome shotgun sequence containing:
- the ptgs2b gene encoding prostaglandin G/H synthase 2, with translation MKSSVSFIFLLLGFVVCTGANPCCFHPCQNRGVCTEMGSDSYECDCTRTGYYGQNCTTPEFLTWVKVSLKPSPNTVHYILTHFKSLWNIINNVSFLRNGIMRYVLTSRAHLIDSPPTFNADYGYKSWEAYSNLSYYTRTLPPVPRDCPTPMGVAGKKELPDVKMLAEKLLLRRKFIPDPQRTNLMFAFFAQHFTHQFFKSDMKKGPAFTTALNHGVDLAHIYGQNLDRQHKLRLFKDGKLRYQILDGEVYPPTVSEVQVDMHYPPHVPESRRFAVGHEAFGLVPGLMMYATIWLREHNRVCDILKQEHPDWDDERLFQTSRLILIGETIKIVIEDYVQHLSGYYFKLKFDPELLFNERFQYQNRISSEFNTLYHWHPLMPDDFHVQDEVYNYQQFLFNTSILTDYGVNSLVESFNKQIAGRVAGGRNVAPAVLRVAIKSIENSRQMRYQSINAYRKRFNMKPYKSFEEMTGEKEMAAELEEMYGDVDAVELYAGLLVEKPRSNAIFGETMVEMGAPYSLKGLMGNPICSPEYWKPSTFGGKVGFEIVNSASLQNLVCNNVNGPCPMASFYVPNVKDSLPTTINASTSQSDRNVNPTVLLKERTSEL